Sequence from the Paralichthys olivaceus isolate ysfri-2021 chromosome 1, ASM2471397v2, whole genome shotgun sequence genome:
GCACTCTGTGTTGTCACGTAAAGAGAAATACCATCGTGAGCTCTGTGACAGTTGTAACTTGTGATTTTGAGCAGTTTTGTTTACAGGAtgaattttttaaatcaccaaTGATTGTTATTGTAATCATAATCGTCTTCATGTTGACAGCTGACTTGTAAGAATAAGACAAAAGAGTCAGGAAACGACACAACAGGTACCAGGACACACGTGGAGAACACGATAAGTAAGTACCTCAAGCAATGTTTAGTGAATTAgttttttctagtcttgatgacatttacagatacagtacagttttgctattcacacacattcacacagtgcttATGTGCAGttctttctctatcacacatcactcggcacatcaggggcaatttagggttcagtatcttgctcaaagacattttgaaatacaGAATTGGAGAGACCAGGTTTTGAACCGTGACCTTCTGGTATGTGCATGACCCAATAAACTTCCTGTGCCATAGCCACCAATTTATCTATACATATGAACAGCCCAAAAGGTTTCAACACTTAAACATCATTTATCCTCAAAGGCCAAAAGAAAATTTGCCTACACTCCTTAACCCGTGTGTACATATTCATTTCCAGGCCTTCATATCACTTCCAAATATACTAATTTGCACattatattttgaaattaaGACATTTTCGTGTGTCGATCTTGTAGCAACAGATTTCCAGCTCGCCAGGCTTCAGGACAGACTGCTGCAGTCCGAGAGGATAATGGAGAGGATTGCCTCCCGAAAGAGTTCTGCTTCGGGGAGGTAAAGGATTTTTTCTATAGACAACACTTCTCTTTGCCCATAGGTCAGAGAACCATAGAAACTGTTTCACATGCGGCTAAATGAGTGTTGACCTggcatgaaaatgaaagagctACAAATGGAAGAAATGGCTTCTGACATGTTTTCACTGgaaagatgctgctgctgctttttttaatCCTGTGGTCATATAATAGCATGAATTTTGAATGAAGTGAGTTTAGAAGTAAATGGAAATGGCTTTTTATAAAAAATGATTAATACAAACAATACTCACAGATGTGGTAATGAACACTAAGTGATTATTTCTATGGTAATTATTGTCCCAATTAATTGATATAGAAGTAATAAACCTCAATTCACACTGTCAGGGCTTTCACAATTCCACCACCAAAGAGAAATATGGATTTATCTTATATAAGACCAACTTCATGACCTCACTTCCATACCTCTGCTGCCTTCTAGTGGCAGAAGGAGGAAGAGTAAAACTACAACAtcaaagaaggaggagaaattaCTCAGGCAACTTCGACAGACCTCACAGCTGATGCAAGACGGCCGCCTGGAGGCAGCCTCCCCGGAGATGGAGGCGGAGGAGGTCCCCTATGGTGCAGACTGGGAAGGTGCATCCTCAATCTCCTTACATAATGTTTTCAATCTAGATCAGACCCTGGCCTCAAAGCaatcaaacacatttgaattaaGAATTCATGGAGTATTTTAattaatgtctgtgtttgtgcactgaTGCAGGCTACCCAGAAGAGACCTACCCAGAATACAATGACAATCTCAGCATCAGATGTAGATTTGACACCGTGACATTGGAGGAACCCCGCAACCAGCTTACTGCCGAGGCCCTGGCTGAGAggatggagcaggaggaggaagaggccaTGGCAAGAAAGCTGTCCATTGTGCacgaggaggatgaagagcaagaggaggtggagggagagggagaggaagaggaagaggagaatgaagatgaagaagtggAGGAAGTAGTGGAGGATGTAGAGGTGGGGGaagaaggggaggaagaggaggaggaggaggaggaagaggaggaggaggaggaggagaaaaggcagCTGCTCAGTCCTCGTTTATCGAGGCCCgctgcagagaggaagcaggagagaCTCGGTTTGGAGGTGAGCAAAGAGCTGCAGTGTCACATTGGAGGGAAGAAGCAAATAAGCTTCAGTGACCATGAGGATGTGTTCCACTACCCTAAAGAGGACACttgtgagggagaggaggaagaggaggaagaggag
This genomic interval carries:
- the ric3a gene encoding protein RIC-3, yielding MSITTCQKVTLISCSVLCVSLFLPRMLLPRARKEMEQPEVGPGFYPPVMHRLSLPDDSEQWGVDPSYSMTHSAEAMAKVKGIGRGKKYNLIAQVIPIYGFGILLYIIFIIYKLTCKNKTKESGNDTTGTRTHVENTITTDFQLARLQDRLLQSERIMERIASRKSSASGSGRRRKSKTTTSKKEEKLLRQLRQTSQLMQDGRLEAASPEMEAEEVPYGADWEGYPEETYPEYNDNLSIRCRFDTVTLEEPRNQLTAEALAERMEQEEEEAMARKLSIVHEEDEEQEEVEGEGEEEEEENEDEEVEEVVEDVEVGEEGEEEEEEEEEEEEEEEEKRQLLSPRLSRPAAERKQERLGLEVSKELQCHIGGKKQISFSDHEDVFHYPKEDTCEGEEEEEEEEEEVEEEDEGKEVEEEADEDDPVMEAESLQFSCESCPNPEEEAEEDKEEYSSATEEGDGRTHADVPKEVGVSGLRMRNRRET